Within Acidobacteriota bacterium, the genomic segment ACGATCAGGAACCGCTCCAGCCACATGCCGATCACGACGCCGAACGAGACGATGACGCAGCCGGTGATCGTCCGCAGCTTCCGGATCGAGAGCACGATGACCGGCAACACGAAGTTGACGATGACCATCGTCCAGTAGAGCGGCGAGAAGGAGCCGTGCTGGTTCGTGTTGAACACCACCATGTCGGCCGGCTCGTTGCCGTACCAGGTGACGAGACGCTCGTTGAAGACGAAGTACCCCCAGAGCAGGCTCATGACGAGCAGCAGCTTGCCGAGGTTCTCGAAGTGCACGGGCTGCAGGTACTCCTGGAGCCCGAGCACCCGGCGGAGCGTCGCCATCGCGATGATCAAGCCGGCGATGCCGCTGAAGATCGCGCCCGCCACGAAGTAGGGGCCGAAGATCGTCGTGTGCCACATGGGCACGGGCGCCATCGAGAAGTCGAACGACACGATGGTGTGGACCGACACGGCCACCGGCACGATGGCGATCGCCATGATCTGCATCGCCGATTCGAGCCGGTACCACTGCTTGGGCGTGCCGCGCCAACCGAGCGCCAGCAGGCCGTAGATCCGGTGCTTCAGGCCGGTGGACTTGTCCCGGATGATCGCGAGATCCGGGATCATCGGCAGGAACAGGAACAGCAGGCTGCCGGTCAGGTAGGTGTTGATGGCGAAGAAGTCCCACATGAGCGGCGACCGGAAGTTGGGCCAGAGCAGCCGCTCGTTCGGGTACGGCGCCAGCCAGTAGAAGAGCCACGGCCGCCCGAGGTGGATGATCGGGAACATCGCACCGATCATCAGCGCGAAGGCGGTGATGACTTCCGCGCACCGCGTGACCGGACGCCGCCAGCCCGCGTTCACCAGCCGGAGGATCGCCGAGATCAGCGTCCCGGCGTGGCTGATGCCGATCCAGAACACGAAGTTCGTGATGTAGAAGCCCCAGAACACCGGCCAGCGCAGCCCGGTGATCCCGAAGCCGAAGTAGAGCTGGGAGCTGAAGGCGATCGCAGCGGCGACGACGACGCTGAGGAGGAGCGAGACGAGCAGGTAGAACCGCCAGGTCGTCCGCACCGTGGGGCGCAGCAGATCCTCGACGAGCTTGTCTTCGACAACGGCAGCAGGAGCGTGGGTCATGACTGTGTCTGGCGCGAGAGATACGTGACGGACGGCCGCGTGCCCAGGTCCTCGAGCAGCTTGGCGCCGCGCGGCAGCTCGGCGAGGCGGGAGACCTCGCTCTCGGGATCGTCGAGGTCGCCGAAGACGAGCGCGCGGGGCGCGCAGGCCTGCACGCACGCGGGCTGAATCTCGCCGTCGTGCACGGGCCGGCCCTCCGCGCGCGCGCGGCTCTGCGTCGCGCGGATGCGCTGCACGCAGAACGTGCACTTCTCCATCACGCCGACTTCGCGGAGCGAAACGTCCGGGTTGAGCTGCAGTTGCAGCGGCTTGTCCCAGCTCGGGTTGTAGAAGTCGAAGAACCGCACGCTGTACGGACAGGCGTTCGCGCAGTAGCGCGTGCCGATGCAGCGGTTGTAGACCTGCGCGTTCAGGCCGTCGGCCGTCCGATGGCTCGCGTAGGTCGGACACACCGGCTCGCACGGCGCCGCCTCGCATTGCTGGCACATCACCGGACGGAACTTCAGCTTCACGTCAGGGAAGTCCCCCTCCCAGTAGCGTTCCACGCGGATCCAGTGCTTGGCACGGCCGCGCGCCGCCTGATCCAGCCCCGCCGGTCCGATGTTGTTCTCCGCGTGGCACGCCGTGACGCACCCGCTGCATCCCGTGCAGCGGTCGAGATCGACGACCATTCCCCATCGCGCCATGAGCTGTCCTTCCTAGAGCCGATGCGCCGGGTGCGCCTCGCGCATGCCGCCGGCGAACAGGATCAAGCTGCCGTCCTTCTCGCCGACCTTCGCGATGCGCACACGCGTCGCGGCCCAGGCGAGGCTGCCGGTCTCCGGCTCGGTCACCGCGCCGAGCAGCTCCGCGGGGTTGACCCCACGGCCGCTCGCGTACCGCGTGTACGTCCGGTGCCCCTGCCCCATCGGCATGGCGATCAGGTACGGCGCCAAGCCTGGCGAGACGACGGCGGGCGCGCGCAGCGAGCCGCGCGGCGAGGTGATCTCGATGACGTCGCCCAGCGAGATGCCGAGCTTGGTCGCCGTCTCGGTGCCGACCTCGACCCAACTGCTCCACATCGCCGACGTCAACGGATCCGGCAGCTCCTGCAGCCACGGCAGGTGCGCCGTCGCGCCGTCGCCGAACGCCTGCGACGGGTACGGCAGGAAGTGGAACGGATACTCGCCCGCGTCGCCGTCGAAGGCCGGCTCCGTGCGGGCGACCGTGCGCGTGACCGCGGGCTCGGCCGGCGGCACCGTGCTGCGGGCCGCGCCCCACCAGCCGCCCTGCTCGGTCGCCTTCGTCCACGCATCGGCCGCGCCGGGCTGCAGCCGCTCGACCGACGCCTGCAGCATGGCCTCGAACGACGCCGGCAGCGCGGGCGTGAGCGGCCGCTGCAACCGCTTCGAAACGTCGATGAGCACGTCCGGCATCGCGCGCGTGTCGTACAGCGGCCGCATCACCGGGCCGGCCACGCTCGCAATCGGATCGAGCGAGCCCGACTCGGGCAGCGCGTCGACCCACGATTCGAGGAACGAGTGATCGGGGAGGATCAAATCCGCCAGCACGCTCGTGTCGTCGAGGAAGCTGCCGAAGCTGGCGATGAACGGCACCTTGAGCAGCGCGTCGCGCACACGCCACGCGCGCGGCGACGCGTGCACCGGGTTGGCGCCGTCGATCAACACGGCTTCAACGGGCGACGCCGACGCGCCGAGGATCTCGCCCGCGACCGCACCAATCGTGCGCGCCGGCCGGTTCGACCCGGCCTCGAGCTGCGGCATGAAGAACAGGCCGCCGGGACGTTCGACGCCCCCCACGAGCGCGTTCAGCGCGTTGACCGCCAGCGCGGTGAAGAGGCCGTTGGTATGCCCGAGCGGCGGACCGGACACGACCGCGACGGCGGGACGAATCTCGCCGAACTGCCGGGCCAGCCGTTCGATGCGCGCCGCCGGCACGCCGGTGAGCTCCTGCACGCGCGCCGGCGTGTACTCGGGAAGCCCCGATGACCAGCCGTCGATCAACCGTCCGGCGCGACCCGCATCGGCCGCCGCGGCCAGCTTGGCCGCCATGATCACGTGCGCGATCCCAAGCGCCAGGATGCCTTCGGTCGCCGGCCTCGCCGGCATCCACTGGTCCGCGCTCGCGCCCGTTTGCGACATCCGCGCTTCGACCTGCACGAAGACGCCGCGCACGCCGAGCCGCCCCTGGCGCATCTCGCCGTAGCTCGCGTTGTGCGCGACGGGCGAATTCCAGGTGCCGAGGAAGTCGGCGCCGAAGCTCAACACGAATCGCGCTCGCGCCAGATCGATCGTCGGCAACTGCGATCGCCCGAAGCTCAGCCCGTTCGCACGCCTCAGCACGTCGTCGCCGAACAGCTCGGGGCTGAGGGCCGGCGGCGCGCCGAAGCGCGACAGGAACGTGTCGACGAGCGTCCGCCGCTGGCTGCGGCCGGGACGGACGAGACACGCGAGCGCCTGTTGGCGTCCCGCGCCAGCCAGCCGATCGAGCGCGGCCGCCAGCTCGCCAATCGCCTGGTCCCACGAGATCGCGACGTAGCGGCCATCGCCCCGTTCACCCGCGCGTTTGAGCGGCTGGGCGATGCGATCCGGATGGTAGGTGACCTGGATCGCAGCCTGACCTCGCGGACAGAGGCCGCCGTGGCTGGAGGGATGCTGGGCGTTGCCGTCCAGCTTCTTGGCCACGGGCTTTCGGACGACGCCCGCCTGAGATCCGCGAACGACCTCGACATCCGCGTCCATGACCCGCACCGTCAGCCCGCAGCCGTTGGCGCAGAGCGGACACACGCTCGGCTTCCACACGGCGATGCCGGGTTCGATGTCCTCGTCGGGGACGAAGCGGATGAGCGTGTGCTCGGGGTTCCCGCAGGCGGCGAGCGCGCTGGTGGTGCCCGTAACGGCAGTGAGCTTCAGGAAGTTGCGACGATCCATGGATCCGATCCGCTCAGTTGTGGCAGGTGAGGCAGTCGTCGGGAGCGTTGTTCTCCCGATGACAGGTCACGCAGAAGCCCATCGTGTGATTCACGTTGCGGCGGGCGACGGTCTGGTTGGCGACGTCGCCGTGACACTTCGTGCAGTCGATGCCGGCGCGGATGTGCGGAGCGTGCTGATACCGCACGTGCTGCTGGGGCACGAAGCCGTAAACCCGTTGCCACGCGAGGTCCTCGCCGCGCGCAGCCGCCGCCGTAATCTGCTGGATGCGCGGCTTGTCGGTCGCGAGCGCGGCGTGACACATCATGCAGGTCTTCACGCTCGGCAGACCGGCGCGCGGGCCCTTGGTCACCGTCGCGTGGCAGAAGTCGGTGCACTTCAGGCCCTTCTCGATGTGGATGTTGTGCGGGAACTCGACCGGCTGGACGGGTTCGGCGCGGAGGTCGAAATGCTCCCGCACCGCCGCCATGACCGACGGTCGCGCCGTGGTGAACACGCCCGAGCGTTCGCCCGGCAACGGCGGCATCGAAGAGGTCGACGGCGGGGAACTGGGAACCAGGTTGCGGCAGGCCGCGCCGATGGCTGCGCACCACAGGACGGCACAAACGAGAAGAGCACCACGCACGCGCACGAAGCTGCGCCTCCTTCAAGAGCCGCGCCAGTCTACTGCCGCGACGACCGTGGCAATATGACAACGATCATGCGCGGGTTCGGCCGGACGCTCAAGGAAAATGCGGCGGATCGCGCCCGAATCTCCGCAACGGCGTCTACAGTATAGTGAGTCCGTCGTCTCGAGCCGCATGAGACCCGCCGTTCGCGCGTTCGATGTGGTCCGCGTGGAAGGCGGGCTGAGCCGGGCCGATCGCGACCGCGTCGCCGTCGAACTTCCGCTGGAAGTTCGCCTCGACAGCCTTCCCTTCTCCGTCATCATGCGCACGCCGGGCGACGACGCGGCGCTCGCCCTGGGCTTCCTGCTGTCTGAAGGCGTGATCGACCAGGGCCCCGACGTCGAGCGCATCGACCTGGACGAGGTGGAGCACGTCATCAACGTGTGGCTCGTGCCAGGGTCGGAGGCGGCGATCGATCGCGCGCTGAGCCAGCGGCGAGAAGTGCTGATGAACGCCTCGTGCGGGATGTGCGGCCGGCGCACGCTCGAGTCGCTCACGCTCGACCGCCCGCCGTTTGCCGATCGCTGGACCGTGCGCGCCGACGTGGTGCTCGGGCTGCCGCAGGCGCTCGCGGCCGCACAACCGTCGTTTCAGGAGACCGGCGGCCTCCACGCCGCCGGCTTGTTCGATCGCGATGGGCGCCTGCTCGACAGCGCCGAGGACGTCGGCCGCCACAACGCCGTCGACAAGCTGCTCGGCCGCATGTGTCAGGCGGGCCGTCTCCCGCTCGACCAGATGCTGCTCTGCGTGAGCGGCCGGACGTCCTTCGAGATCGTCCAGAAGGCGTGGGTGGGCGGCGTGCGGCTCGTCGCCGCGATCTCCGCGCCATCCAGCCTCGCGATCGATCTCGCGCGCGAGGCCGGCATGACGCTCGTCGGGTTCGTCCGCGACGATCGATTCAACGTCTACGCGCATCCCGAGCGGGTCATCGCCGCGCCGGAATGAACCGCGGACTCCCCAGTTCGCACGCGTCGAATCCGGCCCGCTGCACGCGGCGCCGGCAGCCCGCCGCCCCGGCGGGCCGCTGATATAGTCGGCGCGTGCCGAAGCTCGCCGCCGTGGTCATCACGCTCAACGAGGCCGCGCACATCGAGGCCTGCCTCGAGTCGGTCGTGTGGGCGGACGAACGGCTGGTCGTCGACAGCGGGTCGACGGACGACACGGTCGAGCGCGCGCGCGGAGCTGGCGCCACGGTGACGGTGCGCGAGTGGCCGGGCTACGCGGCACAGAAGAACTGGGCCGCCGGCCAAACAGGCTGCGACTGGATCCTGTCGCTCGACGCGGACGAGCGGGTCTCCCCCGCGCTTGCCGACGAGATCCGCCACGTGCTCGCGCAGCCGCCCTCGGCGGCCGGGTTCCGCATGCCGCGCGTCACCTGGCACCTCGGCCGGTGGATTCGCACGACCGACTGGTATCCCGACTACCAGCTCCGCTTGTACGACCGCCGTCGGGCGCGCTGGACGCCGGCGCGCGTCCACGAGTCGGTGAAGGCGGACGGCGCGGTCGGCCGGTTGACGGGCGAGATCCAGCACTACGCGTACCGCGACATCAGCCATCACCACCAGACGATGGATCGCTACACGACGCTCGCGGCCGCCGAGATGTTCGATCGCGGCCGGCGCGCGGGCCTGCCGGATCTGCTTCTGCACCCGCCGGCGGCGTTCCTCAGGAACTACGTGCTGCGCCGTGGGTTCCTCGACGGCGCAACCGGCCTGATCGTCTCGGCCATGAACGCGCACTACGTGTTCCTGAAGTTCGCCAAGCTGCGCGCGATGCAGATGCCGCGCGTCCCGGAGCGCTGACGGCCCGCGGACCGTCCGATGCGCTCCGTTCATCTCGACACCGCCCGAACGTGGAGAGGCGGGCAGAACCAGGTCCTGCTCACGGTCCGAGGCCTGCCGGCGCTCGGCCACGACGTGGTGCTCGTCGCGCACGAGCATGGCGAGCTGCTGAAGCGGGCGGCCGCGACCGTCAAGACCATCGGCCTGCTGCCGCGCAGCGAGTTCGACGTCCAGGCGGCCTGGCAGCTCCGCCGCATCTTCGACGAGGAGCGGCCGGACGTCGTGCACGCCCACGACCCGATGGCCGTCTCGCTCACGGCGATGGCGCTGCAGATGGCCGGCGCCCCGCCGCGCCGCCCGCTCGTCGTCGCCGCCCGGCGCGTCGACTTCCACCTGAAGCACCACGCGTTCTCCCGGTGGAAGTACCGCTCGGTCGATGTGTTCATCGCGGCGTCGCGCGTGATCGCCCAGATTCTGGTGGCCGATGGCATCGACCGCGACCGGATCGAGGTCGTGCACGACGGCGTCGATCTCGCGGCGATCGACGCGGAGCCCGCCGTCGACGCGCACGCGGCCTTCTGGCTCCCGCACGGCGCGCCGATCGTGGGCAACGTCGCGGCGCTGGCGTCGCACAAAGGGCAGGCGCACCTCGTCTCGGCCGCGGCCGAGGTGGTGCGGGCTCACCCCGACACGCGGTTCCTGATCGTGGGCGAAGGCGAACTGCGCGAGCCGCTGGAACGGCGGATCCGGGAGCTCGGGCTCGAACGCCACGTGCTGCTGACCGGCTTCCGTCCGGATGCGATCGGCCTGATGAAGTCGTTCGACGTCTTCGCGATGAGCTCGATCACCGAAGGGCTCGGATCGGCCATCCTCGAGGCCATGGCGTGCGGCCGTGCGGTCGTGGCGACCACGGCCGGCGGCATCCCGGAAGCCGTCGTGGACCGCGAGACCGGATTGCT encodes:
- a CDS encoding 4Fe-4S dicluster domain-containing protein, which translates into the protein MARWGMVVDLDRCTGCSGCVTACHAENNIGPAGLDQAARGRAKHWIRVERYWEGDFPDVKLKFRPVMCQQCEAAPCEPVCPTYASHRTADGLNAQVYNRCIGTRYCANACPYSVRFFDFYNPSWDKPLQLQLNPDVSLREVGVMEKCTFCVQRIRATQSRARAEGRPVHDGEIQPACVQACAPRALVFGDLDDPESEVSRLAELPRGAKLLEDLGTRPSVTYLSRQTQS
- a CDS encoding molybdopterin-dependent oxidoreductase; this encodes MDRRNFLKLTAVTGTTSALAACGNPEHTLIRFVPDEDIEPGIAVWKPSVCPLCANGCGLTVRVMDADVEVVRGSQAGVVRKPVAKKLDGNAQHPSSHGGLCPRGQAAIQVTYHPDRIAQPLKRAGERGDGRYVAISWDQAIGELAAALDRLAGAGRQQALACLVRPGRSQRRTLVDTFLSRFGAPPALSPELFGDDVLRRANGLSFGRSQLPTIDLARARFVLSFGADFLGTWNSPVAHNASYGEMRQGRLGVRGVFVQVEARMSQTGASADQWMPARPATEGILALGIAHVIMAAKLAAAADAGRAGRLIDGWSSGLPEYTPARVQELTGVPAARIERLARQFGEIRPAVAVVSGPPLGHTNGLFTALAVNALNALVGGVERPGGLFFMPQLEAGSNRPARTIGAVAGEILGASASPVEAVLIDGANPVHASPRAWRVRDALLKVPFIASFGSFLDDTSVLADLILPDHSFLESWVDALPESGSLDPIASVAGPVMRPLYDTRAMPDVLIDVSKRLQRPLTPALPASFEAMLQASVERLQPGAADAWTKATEQGGWWGAARSTVPPAEPAVTRTVARTEPAFDGDAGEYPFHFLPYPSQAFGDGATAHLPWLQELPDPLTSAMWSSWVEVGTETATKLGISLGDVIEITSPRGSLRAPAVVSPGLAPYLIAMPMGQGHRTYTRYASGRGVNPAELLGAVTEPETGSLAWAATRVRIAKVGEKDGSLILFAGGMREAHPAHRL
- a CDS encoding glycosyltransferase family 2 protein, whose protein sequence is MPKLAAVVITLNEAAHIEACLESVVWADERLVVDSGSTDDTVERARGAGATVTVREWPGYAAQKNWAAGQTGCDWILSLDADERVSPALADEIRHVLAQPPSAAGFRMPRVTWHLGRWIRTTDWYPDYQLRLYDRRRARWTPARVHESVKADGAVGRLTGEIQHYAYRDISHHHQTMDRYTTLAAAEMFDRGRRAGLPDLLLHPPAAFLRNYVLRRGFLDGATGLIVSAMNAHYVFLKFAKLRAMQMPRVPER
- the fdhD gene encoding formate dehydrogenase accessory sulfurtransferase FdhD, whose translation is MRPAVRAFDVVRVEGGLSRADRDRVAVELPLEVRLDSLPFSVIMRTPGDDAALALGFLLSEGVIDQGPDVERIDLDEVEHVINVWLVPGSEAAIDRALSQRREVLMNASCGMCGRRTLESLTLDRPPFADRWTVRADVVLGLPQALAAAQPSFQETGGLHAAGLFDRDGRLLDSAEDVGRHNAVDKLLGRMCQAGRLPLDQMLLCVSGRTSFEIVQKAWVGGVRLVAAISAPSSLAIDLAREAGMTLVGFVRDDRFNVYAHPERVIAAPE
- the nrfD gene encoding polysulfide reductase NrfD; this encodes MTHAPAAVVEDKLVEDLLRPTVRTTWRFYLLVSLLLSVVVAAAIAFSSQLYFGFGITGLRWPVFWGFYITNFVFWIGISHAGTLISAILRLVNAGWRRPVTRCAEVITAFALMIGAMFPIIHLGRPWLFYWLAPYPNERLLWPNFRSPLMWDFFAINTYLTGSLLFLFLPMIPDLAIIRDKSTGLKHRIYGLLALGWRGTPKQWYRLESAMQIMAIAIVPVAVSVHTIVSFDFSMAPVPMWHTTIFGPYFVAGAIFSGIAGLIIAMATLRRVLGLQEYLQPVHFENLGKLLLVMSLLWGYFVFNERLVTWYGNEPADMVVFNTNQHGSFSPLYWTMVIVNFVLPVIVLSIRKLRTITGCVIVSFGVVIGMWLERFLIVVPSLKNKYLPYAYGQTYLPQPVELIVMTATFAAMIMLYVLFAKFVPIISIWELKGGEHPSPRLLPPATKTHPLGELHL
- a CDS encoding glycosyltransferase, which produces MRSVHLDTARTWRGGQNQVLLTVRGLPALGHDVVLVAHEHGELLKRAAATVKTIGLLPRSEFDVQAAWQLRRIFDEERPDVVHAHDPMAVSLTAMALQMAGAPPRRPLVVAARRVDFHLKHHAFSRWKYRSVDVFIAASRVIAQILVADGIDRDRIEVVHDGVDLAAIDAEPAVDAHAAFWLPHGAPIVGNVAALASHKGQAHLVSAAAEVVRAHPDTRFLIVGEGELREPLERRIRELGLERHVLLTGFRPDAIGLMKSFDVFAMSSITEGLGSAILEAMACGRAVVATTAGGIPEAVVDRETGLLVPPRHDAEMAAALLEVLRDRALRDRLGRAGRARVSTAFSVDQLVAGTAAVYEARRPRS
- a CDS encoding cytochrome c3 family protein, giving the protein MPPLPGERSGVFTTARPSVMAAVREHFDLRAEPVQPVEFPHNIHIEKGLKCTDFCHATVTKGPRAGLPSVKTCMMCHAALATDKPRIQQITAAAARGEDLAWQRVYGFVPQQHVRYQHAPHIRAGIDCTKCHGDVANQTVARRNVNHTMGFCVTCHRENNAPDDCLTCHN